From a region of the Pseudanabaena sp. ABRG5-3 genome:
- a CDS encoding Nit6803 family nitrilase, which produces MDYSRIVRAAAVQISPVLFSRDGTTEKVLDAIAKASKEGAQLVVFPETFIPYYPYFSFVQPPVLMGKEHMRLYEEAVTVPSPVTEAVSNAAKSYGIVVVLGINERDHGSLYNTQLIFDADGTLGLKRRKITPTYHERMVWGQGDGAGLTVVDTAVGKVGALACWEHYNPLARYALMAQYEQIHCAQFPGSLVGQIFTDQIEVTIRHHALESGCFVINSTGWLSPEQVAQITTDEKLQKVLSGGCNTAIIGPEGNHLCPPITEGEGMAIADLDFSLITKRKRMMDSVGHYARPELLQLHLNSSAASVMTAQLPEVLGDLEIPIA; this is translated from the coding sequence ATGGACTATTCACGCATAGTTAGAGCTGCTGCCGTTCAAATTAGCCCCGTTTTATTTAGTCGTGATGGTACGACGGAGAAAGTTCTTGATGCGATCGCTAAAGCATCTAAAGAAGGCGCTCAACTGGTTGTTTTTCCAGAAACATTTATCCCTTACTACCCCTACTTTTCCTTTGTGCAGCCGCCTGTGTTAATGGGTAAAGAACATATGCGTCTTTACGAAGAAGCGGTGACAGTACCAAGTCCTGTAACTGAGGCGGTGAGTAATGCGGCAAAATCCTATGGAATTGTCGTGGTGCTAGGGATAAATGAGCGTGATCATGGTTCGCTGTATAACACACAGCTTATCTTTGATGCTGACGGCACATTAGGATTAAAGCGTCGCAAAATTACGCCGACCTATCACGAACGGATGGTTTGGGGACAGGGCGATGGTGCGGGTCTAACGGTGGTGGATACGGCTGTAGGGAAAGTTGGGGCGTTGGCTTGCTGGGAGCATTACAATCCTCTGGCAAGATATGCCCTGATGGCACAATATGAGCAAATCCATTGCGCTCAGTTCCCCGGTTCCTTGGTGGGTCAGATTTTCACCGATCAGATAGAAGTGACAATTCGTCATCATGCCTTGGAGTCAGGATGCTTTGTGATTAATTCTACGGGCTGGTTATCGCCTGAACAGGTCGCTCAGATCACAACTGATGAGAAGTTACAGAAAGTATTGAGTGGTGGTTGCAACACAGCAATTATTGGTCCAGAGGGCAATCATCTCTGTCCACCCATTACGGAAGGTGAAGGCATGGCGATCGCCGATCTAGATTTCTCGCTGATCACTAAGCGAAAGCGGATGATGGATTCGGTTGGTCACTATGCTCGTCCTGAGTTGCTGCAATTACATCTTAATTCCAGTGCTGCATCGGTAATGACAGCGCAGTTACCTGAAGTGCTAGGAGATCTAGAAATTCCGATTGCTTAA
- a CDS encoding MSMEG_0567/Sll0786 family nitrogen starvation N-acetyltransferase, translated as MSQSYIFKLATSPQEIKAYFDLRRAIFVEEQDVFAEDDFDDIDKKAYPIVAIEPISDRVVGVVRIYEAQPRLWYGGRLGTHPEFRRGWQIGKGLIYKAVTTANTWGCDRFLATVQLQNVRFFQRLHWESLNEMTICDRPHHLMEADLNFYPAAMELCPSLLRQDLKVS; from the coding sequence ATGTCCCAATCCTATATATTTAAACTGGCAACCTCTCCTCAAGAAATAAAAGCATACTTCGATTTAAGAAGAGCAATTTTTGTGGAAGAGCAGGATGTATTTGCAGAAGATGACTTTGATGATATCGACAAGAAAGCTTATCCAATCGTTGCCATTGAGCCTATTAGCGATCGCGTTGTGGGCGTAGTCCGAATTTACGAAGCGCAGCCTCGACTTTGGTATGGCGGCAGATTGGGAACTCACCCAGAATTTCGCCGTGGTTGGCAGATTGGTAAAGGCTTAATCTATAAGGCAGTTACTACTGCGAATACTTGGGGATGCGATCGCTTTTTGGCAACCGTCCAATTACAGAACGTGCGCTTTTTCCAACGCTTGCATTGGGAATCTCTGAACGAAATGACGATTTGCGATCGCCCCCATCATTTAATGGAAGCCGATCTTAACTTCTATCCTGCGGCGATGGAATTATGTCCTAGTCTGCTGCGTCAAGATCTCAAGGTGTCTTGA
- a CDS encoding class I SAM-dependent methyltransferase, which yields MTDLPNLRSSQAPDIASGHAGQKSWTEVVNDYAGKDLGERKTWYGSVADAYNRVRPRYPSEIIDRTLQLAQLPPQAKILELGCGPAIATVNFAKLGFSLLSLEPNLEAATLAKQNCAEYPQVEIQNLAFEEWELERDRFDAVLAATSWHWLDPAIAYEKSAAALKANGVLILLWNTPPQLDEQTYQLVDEIYQSIAPSIPLYARHEGRKTHQADFLKFSQTIIDSGHFHHLSYDSSVYKVTYSLDDYLLLLSTLSPYIALTEETRISLFAKLREALYRNRGDRLNLSFISAFHVAHKI from the coding sequence ATGACTGATTTGCCAAATTTACGCAGTTCCCAAGCGCCAGATATTGCTAGCGGTCATGCTGGTCAAAAAAGTTGGACAGAGGTAGTGAACGACTATGCTGGGAAAGATTTAGGCGAAAGGAAGACTTGGTACGGCTCAGTTGCTGATGCTTACAATCGGGTGAGACCACGCTATCCATCAGAAATTATTGACCGCACGCTTCAACTAGCCCAATTGCCACCGCAAGCTAAAATTCTTGAACTCGGTTGTGGTCCTGCGATCGCCACAGTGAACTTTGCCAAGCTTGGGTTTTCGCTCTTGAGTCTAGAGCCAAATCTTGAAGCCGCAACATTAGCCAAACAAAACTGTGCTGAATATCCGCAAGTGGAAATCCAAAATCTCGCCTTTGAGGAATGGGAACTAGAACGTGATCGCTTTGATGCAGTTCTAGCGGCAACATCTTGGCATTGGCTCGATCCTGCGATCGCCTATGAAAAATCAGCAGCAGCATTAAAAGCAAACGGTGTTCTCATTCTATTATGGAATACGCCACCGCAACTAGATGAGCAAACCTATCAGTTAGTGGATGAGATTTATCAATCTATAGCACCTTCTATTCCCCTCTATGCCAGACATGAGGGCAGAAAAACTCATCAAGCAGATTTCTTGAAATTTAGTCAAACTATTATTGATTCGGGCCATTTTCACCATCTCAGCTATGATTCCTCTGTTTATAAAGTTACCTACAGCCTTGATGACTATCTGTTGCTTTTGAGCACACTATCGCCATACATCGCTCTGACAGAAGAAACGAGGATTAGCCTCTTTGCAAAGTTACGAGAAGCTCTATATCGCAATCGAGGCGATCGCCTCAATCTATCTTTTATTTCTGCTTTTCATGTTGCCCACAAAATATAA
- a CDS encoding MSMEG_0565 family glycosyltransferase, with protein MLQNQKLRIALMTYSTKPRGSVVHTLELASALQALGHQVCIFALDKDGSGFEQNLLCEYQPIPAKPAPQEIDLLIKQRIQEFVDYLIDYSQNSLLNYDIYHAQDCISANALAILRSQQIIPHFIRTIHHIEDYNSPYLRNCQDRSIREASLCLCVSDSWQVQIQKHYQIHAPRVINGINTSRFSSQKNGSEASLKQRFGLTGSPIYLTVGGIEPRKNSINLLKAFSQVLIDFPNAQLAIAGGSTLFDYQAYRQQFLDTAQELGINIGKSLVITGSLTDVELQTIYRCADVFVFPSIKEGWGLVIFEAIASGLPIITANMLPFTEFLTISQALLVDPNDIKMIAQAMRSLNNPDLASSLIQASQSILSDYSWERSAKMHLNAYQKLLL; from the coding sequence ATGCTCCAGAATCAAAAGTTACGCATTGCTTTAATGACTTACTCCACAAAGCCTAGAGGGAGTGTTGTTCACACCTTGGAGTTAGCATCAGCTTTGCAAGCTTTAGGACATCAAGTTTGTATTTTTGCTTTAGATAAGGACGGATCAGGATTTGAGCAAAACTTGCTTTGTGAATATCAACCTATCCCTGCGAAACCTGCTCCTCAAGAGATTGATTTATTGATTAAGCAACGTATTCAAGAATTTGTGGATTATTTAATCGATTATTCGCAAAATTCGCTTCTCAATTATGATATTTATCACGCTCAGGACTGTATCAGTGCCAATGCTTTAGCGATTTTGCGATCGCAGCAAATCATCCCCCATTTTATCCGCACGATTCATCATATCGAAGACTACAATAGCCCCTATTTACGCAACTGTCAGGATCGCTCCATTCGCGAAGCATCGCTATGTCTATGTGTGAGTGATAGTTGGCAGGTGCAAATTCAAAAACATTATCAAATCCATGCACCGCGAGTAATTAATGGTATTAATACCAGTCGCTTTTCTAGTCAGAAAAATGGCTCTGAAGCGTCTCTAAAACAACGGTTTGGTCTAACAGGCTCACCAATCTATCTGACGGTTGGCGGCATCGAACCTAGAAAAAATTCTATCAATCTTCTAAAAGCATTTTCCCAAGTATTAATTGATTTTCCCAATGCTCAATTAGCGATCGCAGGTGGTTCGACCCTCTTCGATTATCAAGCTTATCGCCAGCAATTTTTGGATACTGCCCAAGAGCTAGGAATTAACATCGGTAAATCTCTTGTGATTACAGGTAGCCTCACCGATGTGGAATTACAGACAATTTATCGTTGTGCTGATGTGTTTGTATTTCCCTCCATCAAAGAAGGTTGGGGACTAGTGATTTTTGAAGCGATCGCTTCAGGTTTACCGATCATTACTGCTAATATGCTGCCATTTACGGAATTTTTAACAATCTCACAGGCTCTATTGGTCGATCCTAATGATATTAAGATGATCGCCCAAGCCATGCGATCGCTGAATAATCCTGATCTTGCGAGTTCCCTGATCCAAGCAAGTCAAAGTATTTTATCCGATTACTCATGGGAGCGATCGGCAAAAATGCACCTCAACGCATATCAAAAACTTTTGTTATAG
- a CDS encoding molybdopterin-dependent oxidoreductase, translated as MKFEPYTHHRFSRRQLIKYASLSGMGLFLGSCANEASRVSPIFKPLNQQSGNVRALFEPLNQSIEELIFQAKNPAPEYPLSAIEPNALLINSYDITPVIDPKSFKLVIDGAVNNPMQLSMRDIQALPLTSMVIRHVCVEGWAAIVQWGGIRLYDLAKLVQPKSGARYVYFESADNYYESWDIASALHPQTLLAYQKNGQALPVENGAPLRLASPIKLGYKQSKWITRVTFTNELLPRRGYWVDEGYEWFAGL; from the coding sequence ATGAAATTTGAGCCATATACACATCATCGGTTTTCACGTCGTCAGTTAATTAAATATGCCAGCTTATCGGGCATGGGTTTGTTTTTGGGAAGTTGTGCGAATGAGGCTAGTCGCGTGAGTCCCATTTTTAAACCTCTCAACCAACAATCTGGCAATGTCAGAGCTTTATTTGAGCCACTCAATCAAAGCATTGAAGAATTAATCTTCCAAGCAAAAAATCCTGCGCCAGAATATCCTCTTAGTGCGATCGAGCCTAATGCTTTATTGATTAATTCCTATGACATCACTCCTGTAATTGATCCTAAATCCTTCAAATTAGTAATTGATGGCGCAGTCAATAATCCGATGCAATTGAGTATGAGGGATATTCAGGCATTACCATTAACTTCGATGGTGATTCGTCATGTCTGTGTAGAAGGTTGGGCAGCGATCGTGCAGTGGGGCGGTATCCGTCTCTACGATCTCGCGAAGTTAGTTCAACCTAAGTCAGGAGCGCGTTATGTCTATTTTGAATCTGCCGACAATTACTATGAGAGTTGGGATATTGCTTCGGCTTTACATCCCCAAACTCTACTGGCTTATCAAAAAAATGGGCAAGCTCTTCCCGTTGAGAATGGCGCACCTCTGCGGTTAGCTTCTCCGATCAAGCTTGGTTACAAACAGTCAAAATGGATAACTCGCGTCACTTTTACCAACGAGCTTTTGCCCCGTCGAGGTTATTGGGTTGATGAAGGTTACGAGTGGTTTGCAGGATTGTAA
- a CDS encoding MSMEG_0569 family flavin-dependent oxidoreductase gives MYNHYSVIIVGGGQAGLSMSYCLKERGIDHIVFEKNRIGHSWRDRRWDSFCLVTPNWQCQLPGYHYNGSDPNGFMQKDEIVKYIEEYAASFSPPIKEGVEVLKVTKNDALNVFEINTTIGDFTADQVVIAVGGYHNPKLPRIAERFPANIMQLHSSQYQNPESLPDGAVLVVGTGQSGCQIAEDLHLAGKQVHLCVGSAPRSPRRYRGKDVVDWLAQMGYYDLAIDEHPQKEKVRAKANHYVTGRDGGREINLRQFAIEGMQLHGRLKAIHQDKLEFFDDLVQNLDNADAVAESIKKTIDGFIDKNQIAAPIDPPYQPVWQPQESILAIDFVKANISVVIWCTGYHTDFSWIEIPVFDGKGYPGHKRGVTDVSGFYFLGLPWLYTWGSGRFSGIARDANYLADCMISKKKASSSSAWSIVNEFLIGS, from the coding sequence ATGTATAACCATTATTCTGTAATCATCGTTGGTGGTGGTCAGGCAGGACTCTCCATGAGCTATTGCTTAAAGGAAAGAGGAATTGACCATATTGTGTTTGAGAAAAATAGAATTGGGCATTCATGGCGCGATCGCCGCTGGGATTCTTTTTGCTTAGTGACTCCAAACTGGCAATGTCAACTCCCTGGTTATCACTACAATGGCAGTGACCCAAATGGATTCATGCAAAAAGATGAAATCGTAAAATATATTGAGGAATATGCCGCATCCTTTTCGCCGCCGATCAAAGAAGGTGTCGAGGTTTTAAAGGTAACTAAAAATGATGCCTTAAATGTATTTGAAATCAATACGACGATTGGTGATTTCACTGCTGATCAGGTGGTGATTGCGGTGGGAGGCTACCATAACCCGAAGCTACCACGTATTGCTGAGAGATTTCCTGCAAATATCATGCAGTTGCATTCTTCTCAATACCAAAATCCTGAATCTTTGCCTGACGGTGCGGTGCTGGTAGTTGGTACTGGGCAATCGGGTTGTCAGATTGCGGAAGATTTGCATCTCGCAGGTAAGCAAGTCCATTTATGTGTGGGTAGTGCGCCGCGATCGCCTCGTCGCTATCGGGGTAAGGATGTCGTGGATTGGCTCGCGCAAATGGGCTATTACGACCTAGCGATCGATGAGCATCCGCAAAAAGAGAAGGTCAGAGCCAAGGCTAATCATTATGTGACGGGGCGTGATGGTGGTCGGGAGATCAATTTGCGCCAGTTTGCGATCGAAGGAATGCAACTGCATGGCAGATTGAAAGCTATTCATCAGGATAAATTAGAGTTCTTTGATGATTTAGTCCAAAACCTTGATAATGCTGATGCCGTGGCGGAAAGCATCAAGAAAACCATTGATGGATTTATTGACAAGAACCAGATTGCAGCACCGATTGATCCACCCTATCAACCAGTATGGCAACCTCAAGAATCGATCTTAGCGATCGATTTTGTGAAAGCAAATATTAGTGTGGTGATTTGGTGTACTGGCTATCATACAGACTTTAGCTGGATAGAGATTCCTGTATTTGATGGCAAGGGCTATCCCGGACATAAGCGTGGTGTGACAGATGTCAGTGGTTTCTACTTCTTAGGATTGCCTTGGCTATACACTTGGGGTTCGGGGAGATTCTCAGGCATTGCGAGGGATGCTAACTATTTAGCTGATTGCATGATCTCCAAGAAGAAAGCTTCCTCTTCTAGTGCTTGGAGCATTGTCAATGAATTTCTCATTGGTTCGTAA
- a CDS encoding DUF1348 family protein → MELKPPLPPFTLETAIAKVQAAEDAWNTRDPDRVALAYTENSQWRNRAEFFSGREAIREFLKRKWAKEMDYRLKKELWSFTDNRISVRFEYEWHDDSGYWYRAYGNEQWEFAENGLMRRREASINDVLIQESERKFRWERKS, encoded by the coding sequence ATGGAACTAAAGCCGCCCTTACCTCCGTTTACTCTAGAAACAGCGATCGCCAAGGTGCAAGCCGCCGAAGATGCTTGGAATACTCGAGATCCTGATCGAGTTGCCTTAGCCTATACCGAAAATTCTCAATGGCGGAATCGGGCGGAATTTTTTAGCGGACGGGAGGCGATTCGGGAATTTCTCAAGCGTAAATGGGCGAAGGAGATGGACTATCGCCTCAAGAAAGAACTTTGGAGTTTCACCGATAATCGCATATCCGTACGCTTTGAATATGAGTGGCACGATGACTCTGGTTATTGGTATCGCGCCTATGGTAACGAGCAGTGGGAATTTGCAGAAAATGGACTGATGCGACGACGGGAAGCCAGTATTAATGATGTTCTCATTCAAGAATCTGAGCGTAAATTTCGCTGGGAGCGTAAGTCCTAA
- a CDS encoding sll0787 family AIR synthase-like protein — MLSELVTRLKRSLSLPQKQDIQTAAKALHQGWQPDAWQSDRVLIGDDCAAIPDGDGYLLFAAEGMLPKLIETDPWFAGWCAVMVNVSDIYAMGGKPIAVVDTIWSESRAQTDPLWDGMKAASLAYQVPIVGGHTNCHSPYAALSVAILGRAQHLISSFKAQPNDLLIMATDFRGKSHPDYAFWNAATTADPARLRQNLAILPRLAANGWCDAGKDISMGGIVGTLLMLLETSDCGAVLDLDHIPCPESLDLEKWLTSFPSYGFLLSIRPEYLAKVQAEFTEQDLVCAVVGEVQTSHQLILRSQSESVLFWDFDQDALTGF; from the coding sequence ATGCTGTCAGAATTGGTGACCCGATTAAAGCGATCGCTAAGTTTGCCGCAAAAGCAGGATATTCAAACGGCTGCTAAGGCGTTACATCAAGGATGGCAACCTGACGCATGGCAAAGCGATCGAGTTCTAATTGGTGATGATTGCGCGGCAATTCCCGATGGCGATGGCTACTTGCTATTTGCGGCGGAGGGAATGTTGCCGAAACTGATTGAAACCGATCCTTGGTTTGCGGGTTGGTGTGCGGTGATGGTCAATGTCAGTGACATCTATGCGATGGGTGGCAAGCCGATCGCTGTAGTTGACACTATTTGGAGTGAATCTCGCGCCCAGACAGATCCTTTATGGGACGGAATGAAAGCAGCATCTCTTGCCTATCAAGTTCCCATTGTTGGTGGTCATACCAACTGTCACAGTCCCTATGCGGCTCTATCTGTTGCCATCCTAGGACGCGCCCAACATCTGATTTCCAGTTTCAAGGCGCAGCCTAACGATTTGCTGATTATGGCAACAGATTTTCGTGGTAAATCCCATCCTGATTATGCTTTTTGGAATGCTGCGACTACTGCCGATCCTGCGCGATTGCGACAAAATCTGGCGATCTTACCAAGACTAGCGGCGAATGGTTGGTGTGATGCAGGAAAAGATATCAGTATGGGTGGAATTGTCGGAACATTATTGATGCTTTTAGAAACATCTGACTGTGGCGCAGTTCTCGATCTCGATCACATTCCTTGCCCTGAGTCCCTTGATCTCGAAAAATGGCTAACTTCCTTTCCCAGTTACGGATTTCTCTTGAGTATCCGTCCTGAATATTTAGCTAAGGTGCAAGCCGAATTTACAGAGCAGGATTTAGTTTGTGCAGTGGTTGGTGAAGTACAAACATCTCATCAGTTAATTTTGCGATCGCAATCAGAATCCGTTCTATTCTGGGATTTTGATCAGGATGCTTTAACGGGATTTTAA
- a CDS encoding M61 family metallopeptidase — MVDSQKAGNISSNQFTYHISIPEPENHLLHVELAIANWQNEFIDLKLPVWTPGSYLVREYAKHLQNFEATNAIGEKLLWQKISKNHWRVNTGDSSVIKIRYRIFCNELTVRTNHIDSTHAFFTGAAVFMYIPEYQHHPFQIEIDIPKENWRIATALPTANSSNSSNIFYAKDFDTLVDSPFEIGIQEQHEFTVHGKPHRWIIWGQHNADVQRIIKDTSEIIAVEADIFGGLPYDRYDFILHASNGFGGLEHKNSTVLLYNRLGFRKEESYLQFMNLVAHEFFHTWNVKRLRPKALETFDYDNENYTGSLWFSEGTTSYYDQIFPLRTGLYDAKHYLKLVSKSITRLQTTYGRNVQSLYDSSFDTWIKLYRPDANTHNNQISYYLKGELVSMLLDLLIRKQSNNLRSLDRVLQIMWERFGKEEIGFSEAELHEVIEKVAGVDLSDFWDNYLYGTKELDYNYYLEPFGLELRSARQDIPFIGLTLKSKNGIAEVEKVEFGSPSQKAGISTGDSLLAIAGVRVNAENFNERLKDFAVGEAIALTIFHQDLLKTVEVVLQEPIYNHFDLVQLPNASPSQETNLKLWLSI; from the coding sequence ATGGTTGATTCACAAAAAGCAGGTAATATTTCCAGCAATCAATTTACCTACCACATATCCATACCTGAGCCAGAAAATCATCTATTACATGTCGAACTAGCGATCGCTAATTGGCAAAACGAATTTATCGATCTGAAGCTACCAGTTTGGACTCCTGGCTCATATCTAGTACGTGAATATGCCAAGCATCTCCAGAATTTTGAGGCGACTAATGCTATTGGAGAAAAGTTGTTATGGCAGAAAATTAGTAAAAATCATTGGCGGGTAAATACTGGCGATAGTTCGGTAATCAAAATCCGCTATCGCATTTTCTGTAATGAATTAACTGTGCGGACTAATCACATTGATAGTACCCATGCCTTTTTTACGGGTGCAGCAGTATTTATGTATATTCCCGAATATCAGCATCATCCATTTCAAATTGAGATTGATATCCCTAAAGAGAACTGGCGGATTGCTACTGCCTTACCCACTGCCAATAGCTCTAATAGTTCTAATATTTTCTATGCCAAGGATTTCGATACTTTAGTAGATAGCCCCTTCGAGATCGGCATTCAAGAGCAGCATGAATTTACAGTTCATGGCAAACCCCATCGCTGGATCATTTGGGGACAGCATAATGCCGATGTACAGCGTATTATCAAAGACACATCTGAAATCATTGCCGTAGAAGCAGACATATTTGGAGGATTACCCTACGATCGCTATGACTTTATCCTTCATGCTAGTAATGGATTCGGCGGCTTAGAACATAAAAATAGCACCGTACTGCTTTACAACCGTTTAGGATTTCGCAAGGAAGAGAGCTATCTCCAGTTTATGAATCTAGTTGCCCATGAATTTTTCCATACTTGGAATGTGAAACGACTTCGCCCTAAGGCACTAGAAACCTTTGATTATGACAATGAGAATTACACAGGTTCCCTTTGGTTTAGTGAAGGAACTACTAGCTATTACGATCAAATTTTTCCTCTACGAACAGGCTTATACGATGCGAAACATTACCTGAAGCTTGTTAGCAAGAGCATCACCAGATTGCAAACAACCTATGGGCGGAATGTGCAATCGCTCTATGATTCCAGTTTTGATACATGGATCAAACTTTACCGTCCTGATGCAAATACTCATAATAACCAGATTTCCTACTACCTTAAGGGTGAGTTAGTATCCATGCTGCTGGATTTACTAATTCGCAAGCAAAGCAATAACTTGCGATCGCTTGATCGAGTCTTACAGATTATGTGGGAACGCTTTGGTAAAGAGGAGATTGGCTTTAGCGAAGCAGAACTCCATGAGGTAATCGAGAAGGTGGCAGGTGTTGATCTATCAGACTTCTGGGATAATTATCTCTATGGCACAAAAGAGCTAGACTATAACTACTATCTAGAACCCTTTGGACTAGAGCTACGCAGCGCACGTCAGGATATCCCCTTTATTGGCTTAACCCTCAAGTCAAAAAATGGAATTGCTGAAGTAGAAAAGGTTGAGTTTGGTTCGCCATCTCAAAAAGCAGGTATTAGCACTGGAGATAGTTTGTTAGCGATCGCAGGGGTTCGCGTGAATGCTGAAAACTTTAATGAGCGTCTTAAGGATTTTGCCGTAGGTGAGGCGATCGCTCTGACCATCTTCCATCAGGATTTACTAAAAACTGTGGAAGTAGTTTTGCAGGAACCGATTTATAACCACTTTGATCTTGTGCAGTTACCCAATGCTTCCCCCAGTCAAGAGACAAACTTGAAATTATGGTTAAGCATCTAA
- a CDS encoding MSMEG_0572/Sll0783 family nitrogen starvation response protein has product MPQVTAPAHQTGDFFVDYEEKVFPDVKAEAGEKALVTFHTVAFEGSIGFVNLLQATRLQRKGFETSILLYGPGVTLGVQRGFPKLGDTAFPGHQNFNDQITKFMSEGGKVYACRFALQALYGHGETSLIPGIRPISPLDVLDIILLHRKDGAFILDTWTL; this is encoded by the coding sequence ATGCCTCAAGTTACAGCGCCTGCTCATCAAACTGGTGACTTTTTTGTTGATTATGAAGAGAAAGTATTTCCTGATGTCAAAGCCGAAGCTGGAGAGAAAGCGTTAGTAACTTTCCATACCGTTGCTTTTGAAGGTTCGATTGGTTTTGTGAACTTACTCCAAGCAACTCGCTTACAGCGTAAGGGTTTTGAGACTTCTATTCTACTCTATGGTCCTGGTGTAACCCTCGGTGTACAGCGTGGTTTTCCAAAATTGGGAGATACTGCTTTCCCCGGACATCAGAACTTCAACGATCAGATTACTAAATTTATGTCTGAAGGTGGCAAGGTTTATGCCTGTCGCTTTGCATTGCAAGCACTCTATGGTCATGGTGAAACTTCCCTCATTCCGGGAATTCGCCCCATTAGCCCCCTTGATGTATTAGATATTATTCTCCTCCATCGCAAGGATGGCGCTTTCATTTTAGATACTTGGACTCTCTAA
- a CDS encoding MSMEG_0570 family nitrogen starvation response protein codes for MPQINFQISWPDGSEQTCYSPSLIVKEYFEPDVEYALDEFVESARTALNIASDRVKAKYGFPCGLAIGQLQDIEARASEYQNLENPQVKFIRFIE; via the coding sequence ATGCCTCAAATCAACTTTCAAATTAGCTGGCCCGATGGTTCTGAACAAACCTGCTATTCTCCATCACTGATCGTTAAAGAATACTTTGAACCTGATGTTGAATATGCACTAGATGAGTTCGTGGAATCTGCGCGAACAGCCCTTAATATTGCTAGCGATCGCGTTAAGGCTAAGTATGGATTTCCCTGTGGATTAGCGATTGGACAGTTACAGGATATTGAGGCTAGAGCATCTGAGTATCAAAATCTAGAAAATCCTCAAGTCAAATTTATCCGCTTTATTGAGTGA
- a CDS encoding MSMEG_0568 family radical SAM protein, translating into MNKQQLITDIQTQGLSWVEPNLGVAGRKGGAGPSDHKAVTIDGTTVMVPIYTGSSARSPYKATINPDTEQLVLHLGDREVLPIAFPQEPKFYSLTTADGIPYRKIALLHSRDVLATTVLQTCMRYNNTETSCQFCAIGASLEAGRTITRKTPAQLAEVTEAAVRLDGIKHLVMTTGTPNTSDRGAAYLTECAWTIKAKVDIPIQAQCEPPDDFIWFDRMKEAGIDTLGMHLEAADPQVRSRIMAGKASVPIAYYFEAFAAAVKVFGWGQVSTYLLAGLGDSFETLVEISDRLIKCGVYPFVVPFVPISGTPLANHPAPKSEFMFALYEKIGAMLREAGMSSADMKAGCGKCGACSALSTFEKL; encoded by the coding sequence ATGAACAAGCAACAGCTAATTACCGACATTCAAACTCAGGGATTAAGTTGGGTAGAACCAAATTTGGGCGTGGCGGGTCGTAAAGGTGGTGCAGGTCCTTCTGACCATAAAGCAGTCACAATTGACGGTACGACGGTGATGGTTCCCATTTACACTGGTTCATCGGCGCGATCGCCTTATAAAGCAACAATCAATCCCGATACTGAGCAATTAGTTCTCCATTTAGGCGATCGCGAAGTCCTACCGATCGCCTTTCCCCAAGAACCAAAGTTCTATAGCCTGACCACAGCAGATGGTATTCCCTATCGCAAAATTGCCCTATTGCATAGCCGCGATGTCCTTGCGACAACGGTTTTACAAACCTGTATGCGATACAACAATACGGAAACCTCCTGTCAATTTTGTGCGATCGGTGCATCTCTAGAGGCAGGTCGCACGATCACTAGAAAAACTCCTGCTCAACTTGCGGAAGTAACCGAAGCTGCCGTGCGTCTCGATGGAATCAAGCATTTAGTCATGACCACAGGTACACCAAATACTAGCGATCGCGGTGCAGCATATTTAACGGAATGTGCGTGGACAATTAAAGCAAAGGTGGATATTCCGATTCAGGCACAATGCGAACCGCCCGATGATTTTATCTGGTTCGATCGCATGAAGGAGGCAGGAATTGACACCCTAGGAATGCATTTAGAAGCCGCCGATCCACAGGTGCGATCGCGCATTATGGCAGGTAAAGCTTCTGTACCGATCGCATATTATTTTGAAGCCTTTGCGGCGGCGGTGAAAGTTTTTGGTTGGGGACAGGTTAGCACCTATTTGCTAGCTGGTTTGGGTGATAGTTTTGAAACTCTCGTGGAAATTAGCGATCGCCTGATTAAGTGTGGTGTTTATCCCTTTGTGGTTCCCTTTGTGCCGATCTCTGGCACGCCCTTAGCCAATCATCCTGCACCGAAGAGCGAGTTTATGTTTGCCCTTTACGAAAAAATCGGTGCAATGCTCAGAGAAGCGGGAATGTCTTCCGCCGATATGAAAGCAGGTTGCGGGAAGTGCGGCGCTTGCTCGGCGCTTTCTACTTTTGAAAAGTTATAG